The genomic interval TCTTCGCGCTCGGCCTGTTCCTGTTCAGCCCGGGGCAGAGCGGCAGCGAGTTCGTCGCCGGCTACATCACGGAGTACAGCCTCAGCGTCGACAACCTGTTCGTGTTCGTGATCATCATGGCGCGGTTCGCCGTACCGAGCCTGGCGCAGGACAAGGTGCTGTACATCGGCATCGTGGTGTCGATGCTGCTGCGGGCGATCTTCATCCTGGCCGGCGCGGCGGCGATCTCGGCGGCGAGCTGGGTGTTCTACATCTTCGGCGCGTTCCTGGTCTACACCGCGGTCCGGCTGGCGCTCGAGGGCGAGAACGACGAGACCGACTTCCAGGAGAACGCCGTACTGCGGGGTTTGCGCCGGGTCCTCCCGCTCGCGCACGACTACGACGGCGCCAAGCTGGCCACCCGGATCGACGGACGCCGGATGCTGACGCCACTGGTGATCGTGATCGCCGCGATCGGGATGGCGAACGTGATCTTCGCGCTGGACTCGATCCCGGCGATCTTCGGCCTCACCCAGGACGCGTACATCGTGCTGACCGCGAACGCGTTCGCGCTGATGGGCCTGCGGCAGCTGTACTTCCTGATCGGCGGTCTGCTGGAGCGGATCGTGTACCTGAACGTCGGCCTGTCGGTGATCCTCGCGTTCATCGGCGTGAAGCTGATCATCGAGGCGCTGCACGGCTCGCACATCGACGACATCGGCGCGATCCACCTGCCGCACATCGGCATCCTGACCTCGCTCGGCTTCATCCTCGGCACGCTGTTCGTGACCACGGTCGCCAGTCTGGTCAAGTCGGCCCGCGACAACCGGCGGGAAGAGATCCCCATCAAGATCGAGGACTGACCTCTTCCACCGGCGTACGGCGTGCGTCTTTCAGCCGCAGGTACAACACCGGGATCGGGGTCAGGATCACGCCCGACGCCAGGAGGGCGCTGCGGAGCGACGAGCGGCCGAGGGCGCCGAGGGGTGGGCCGCCGATGACCTGACCGATCGCGTTCGCCTGCGAGACCATCGAGATGACGGTGGCCCGCGAGCGGGAGTCGACGTGCCGGTTCAGCCACGCGGACTCGATCGGGTAGGCGATGGTGCCGGCGACGGTGTTCAGCCACATCGCCGCGAGCGCGAGCCAGAGGTTGCCGAGCAGCGCGAAACCCACCACGCCGACGACCTGCAGGAGCGCGAGCGTCGCGAGGATGCCGGTCGGATGGAGCGCCTGCAGGCGTTCGGGGGAGAACCGGTTCAGCGCGAGCGACGTACCCAGCGAGAGCAACGTGCCGACCAGACCCAGTACGGCGAACCAGAACGCGGGGTCCGACGTACCGAACGTCGTCGGGAAGGTGAAGGTCAGGATCTTCACCGACCACAGCCGGTCGAACGCCTCGCTGGCCAGGCCGGAGATCAGGCTGATCACCACCAGGGTCCGTACGACGGGACGCCGCCGGGCGACCGCGAGACCGGTCTTGAACGTGTCGGCCATCTGCCGGAACGTCTCGCGCTCCTCGCGTGGCGTGCGGTGGAAGTTCTGTTCGCGCATGAATACGGCGAGCATCAGCGCGAGCAGGAACATCCCGGCGCCGGAGAGCACCATCGGCAGCGGCAGGCTGATCAGGCCGAGTGCGCCGGCGGAGACGATCCCGACGATCTTGCCGCCGAGTTCGAACTGCTGCGCCCGGACGAACACCGGGGCAGCGCGCTCGGTGCCGATCTCGTCGGTGATCCAGGCCTGGTCGGCGCCGGAGGTGAACGTGAAGCCGACGCCCCACAGCACCTGTGCCGCGAGGATCGCCAGGAAGGCGGGCACCAGGCCCTGGAGCAGGAAGCCGGCGCCGATCAGCACGAAGCCGATGATGATCGACAGCCGGCGGCTGTAGAGGTCGGCGACGATGCCGGTGGGGATCTCGAACAGGAAGCAGGCGAGCTCGAGGGTGGTCCCGACCAGGACCATCTGCAGCGGGTTCAGTCCGGCGTCCCGGACGTAGTACACCGCGCTCAGCGTGAACGACAGGGCGGCGAGGAACGACCACGCGGCGTTGTAGACGTAGTACGTCCGGACAGGGTCGGCAGACCGATAGACAGACATGACGAAGTGCTCCCGAAAGCGTGTGCGGGCATGACGAAGCGCGACCGGCGGTCAAACGCTTGACGTGACGCACGACGGCGGCCGGGACGGGCCGCGGAGGTGCGCTTTCAGGAGCGGGTTTGCATGCCGCTCAGAGTAAACGAGCCCCGGCGCGTCCGCCTCCGAATTAGCCGACCACAGCCCGTGATCCGGGGTACTATCAATAGTGCCTGGCCCGGCCGTTCCCCCGTGATGGTCGGGTCAGGTTTTTCTTCGCCCTCGACAGGGCTTCCGGTAGCGCTCCTGCCGCTCGACGATCCGGTAGCCGAGACTCTCGTAGAGCGCCACGCGCCCGGCCGGATTCTCCGGAACGGTCCACAGCGAGGCCGTCCGTACGCCGTACGCCCATAACTGAGCGTGGTTCAGCTGGACCCAACCCGCCCATCCACAAACTCCATGCGGCCAACTATCGCAAGCTGCCAGGATGGCTGGATGTCTGCTGTGACTGAGGCTCTGGGGATCGACGCAGTTCGGCTGGAGCCCACGCGGCCCGGAGATGACGAGTCGGCCGCGAACGGCAACTGGCATCTGTGGACGCGCGATGGAGAGCATCACATCCTCCGGCGCTACCACGTGCTGCGGACCGAGCCGGACCTCGCGTTCGAGACCAAGGTTCTCGAGCACCTGACGGCCCGTGGATGGTGCGTCCCCGCGAAGGTTGCCGGGCCGGTCCGGTACGACGAGCGTTGGTGGGCGGTCACGCGGTTCGTACCGGGGCGACCGCACAAAGAGGAGACAGCGGCGCAGCAAGGTGAGCGGGGTGAGCTGCTGGCCCGATTGCATGCCGACCTGCGCGGCCTCGACCTGGGACCACGGCCCGGGTTCTTCCAGGCGGCGGATCTGGATGCGATGGGGGAATTCCAGAGCTGGGACCGTGGCATCGAGCTGCTCCGCCGCCGGCATCCCGAGCTGGCCGGTCGGGCGGAGCGGGCCATGGAGGCCGCCAAGCAGTTGGTGATCGAGCGCGACCTGCTCGGGCTGCCGCAGACGATCGTGCACGGGGACTTCGCGAGCTGGAATGTGCATTTCAGTGACGACGGCCGGCTCGCCGGGGTGATCGACTTCGACCTCTGCCACCCGGACAGTCGCGCCTGGGAGTTCGTGATCGCGCGGCTGGATCTGGCCCCCGGGCTGCTGGCGGGATACCAGCGAGCCACGGCGGACCCGCTCAATGAATCGGAGCTGGCGGCGATCGAGCCGCTGCAGATCGTGCTCCAGGTGCTGATGGTGATGGCCGGGCTCTGGAACGGGCAGCACAGCGGGTACTTCGACGAGGCGATGATCGCCCGCCATCTGGACAAAGCCAGGTCTTGACATGGGGCCCGGCGGGCGGGTTGACTGCTATATAGTTCACGGAAGAAATAAATTGTGGATCGGTCCGGTGTCGGTGGCTCAGAGCGACCCCGGGCTCGATCGGTATGTGCCCGGATCCGGTGGCTGGCCACCGGATCATTCGGCGTTCAACGCCCGGTAGTTGCTACGAGCAACGCCAAATACTCCTTGTTTACAAGGGGTTCGATGGCATCGGTCACCGTCCGGTATCGACCGGGCCGGGAACTCTTCCGCTCCGGAGGGGTTGTGTGTCATCCTCCGGGATAGCGAAACCCGAGATCCTATCGGATATCGGTTCCACTCCAGCGCGTGAGGGAAAGGATGCGGAGTGAGCGCAACCTTCGAGGTGAAACCGGCGCCGGCGCCCCCGGCGTCGCGGCCCGGTGAGACGGCTGCCCGGAAACCACCGCGGACTTCCCGCCGGACCCAGGCCCGGCGCAGCCTGCGGCGGCACTGGCAGCTCTATCTGCTGATCATCCCGCCGCTCGCGTACTTCGTCATCTTCAAGTACGTCCCGATCACCAACGCGGTGATCGCGTTCAAGGACTACAGCCCGGTCAAGGGCCCGTGGGGCAGCGACTGGGTCGGCTTCAAGAACTTCGAGCTGTTCTTCCAGAACCCGGTGTTCTGGACCCTGGTGAAGAACACCTTCCTGCTGTCGGTCTACACCGTGCTGGCCAGCTTCCCGATCCCGATCATCCTGGCGATCGCGCTGAACGAGATCCGCAACGGCCGGTTCAAGAAGACCGTGCAGTTGGTCACGTACGCGCCGTACTTCATCTCCACCGTCGTGGTGGTCTCGATGACGATCCTGGTGCTGTCGCCGCGGCTCGGATTCGTGAACGACGCGATCGGGCTCTTCGGCGTACCGTCGATCGACTTCCTCGGCCGGCCGGACTACTTCCGGCACATCTACGTCTGGTCCGACGTCTGGCAGACCACCGGGTACTCCGCGGTGATCTACCTGGCCGCGCTGTCCGGGATCGACCCGGCGCTCCACGAGTCGGCCCGGATCGACGGCGCCAGCCGGCTGCAGCGGATCCGGAATGTCGACCTGCCCGGCATCATGCCGACCGCGGTCATCATCCTGGTCCTCGGCGTCGGCAACATCATGTCGATCGGGTTCGAGAAGGCGTTCCTGCTGCAGAACCCGTTGAACACCGCCCAATCCGAGATCATCGCCACCTACGTCTACAAGACCGGTCTGCTGAACGCGGACTTCAGCATGGCGACCGCCATCGGGCTGTTCAACTCGGTGATCAACCTCTTCCTGCTGCTCGGCGTGAACTTCGCCGCCAAGCGCATCACCGGAAACGGACTCTGGT from Kribbella sp. NBC_00709 carries:
- a CDS encoding TerC/Alx family metal homeostasis membrane protein, yielding MPPVVWVLTIVGLLAIVAFDLIVIARRNHTVTIKDATRWVLFYVGLAGLFALGLFLFSPGQSGSEFVAGYITEYSLSVDNLFVFVIIMARFAVPSLAQDKVLYIGIVVSMLLRAIFILAGAAAISAASWVFYIFGAFLVYTAVRLALEGENDETDFQENAVLRGLRRVLPLAHDYDGAKLATRIDGRRMLTPLVIVIAAIGMANVIFALDSIPAIFGLTQDAYIVLTANAFALMGLRQLYFLIGGLLERIVYLNVGLSVILAFIGVKLIIEALHGSHIDDIGAIHLPHIGILTSLGFILGTLFVTTVASLVKSARDNRREEIPIKIED
- a CDS encoding MFS transporter, with the translated sequence MSVYRSADPVRTYYVYNAAWSFLAALSFTLSAVYYVRDAGLNPLQMVLVGTTLELACFLFEIPTGIVADLYSRRLSIIIGFVLIGAGFLLQGLVPAFLAILAAQVLWGVGFTFTSGADQAWITDEIGTERAAPVFVRAQQFELGGKIVGIVSAGALGLISLPLPMVLSGAGMFLLALMLAVFMREQNFHRTPREERETFRQMADTFKTGLAVARRRPVVRTLVVISLISGLASEAFDRLWSVKILTFTFPTTFGTSDPAFWFAVLGLVGTLLSLGTSLALNRFSPERLQALHPTGILATLALLQVVGVVGFALLGNLWLALAAMWLNTVAGTIAYPIESAWLNRHVDSRSRATVISMVSQANAIGQVIGGPPLGALGRSSLRSALLASGVILTPIPVLYLRLKDARRTPVEEVSPRS
- a CDS encoding phosphotransferase enzyme family protein, whose amino-acid sequence is MSAVTEALGIDAVRLEPTRPGDDESAANGNWHLWTRDGEHHILRRYHVLRTEPDLAFETKVLEHLTARGWCVPAKVAGPVRYDERWWAVTRFVPGRPHKEETAAQQGERGELLARLHADLRGLDLGPRPGFFQAADLDAMGEFQSWDRGIELLRRRHPELAGRAERAMEAAKQLVIERDLLGLPQTIVHGDFASWNVHFSDDGRLAGVIDFDLCHPDSRAWEFVIARLDLAPGLLAGYQRATADPLNESELAAIEPLQIVLQVLMVMAGLWNGQHSGYFDEAMIARHLDKARS
- a CDS encoding ABC transporter permease; amino-acid sequence: MSATFEVKPAPAPPASRPGETAARKPPRTSRRTQARRSLRRHWQLYLLIIPPLAYFVIFKYVPITNAVIAFKDYSPVKGPWGSDWVGFKNFELFFQNPVFWTLVKNTFLLSVYTVLASFPIPIILAIALNEIRNGRFKKTVQLVTYAPYFISTVVVVSMTILVLSPRLGFVNDAIGLFGVPSIDFLGRPDYFRHIYVWSDVWQTTGYSAVIYLAALSGIDPALHESARIDGASRLQRIRNVDLPGIMPTAVIILVLGVGNIMSIGFEKAFLLQNPLNTAQSEIIATYVYKTGLLNADFSMATAIGLFNSVINLFLLLGVNFAAKRITGNGLWS